In one Pseudomonadota bacterium genomic region, the following are encoded:
- the hpt gene encoding hypoxanthine phosphoribosyltransferase, with the protein MTERPYVIDKMISAKSIAAKIEEMARAIERDFTNTDKLVVVGILRGSFIFIADLVRELELPIEVDFIEVTSYGNAVESSGEVRILKDLRGAIEARDVLVVEDIVDTGYTMQAIVGHLKARHPKRMRTIALLDKPSRRKVDFKADYTGFEIPDEFVVGYGIDYAQRNRNLDHIGKVRFT; encoded by the coding sequence ATGACAGAGCGACCTTATGTCATCGACAAGATGATCTCCGCCAAGAGCATCGCCGCCAAGATCGAGGAGATGGCGCGGGCCATCGAGCGGGACTTCACCAACACCGACAAGCTCGTCGTGGTGGGCATCCTCCGGGGCTCCTTCATCTTCATCGCCGATCTCGTGCGCGAGCTCGAGCTGCCCATCGAGGTCGATTTCATCGAGGTGACGAGCTATGGCAATGCCGTGGAAAGCTCTGGCGAAGTGCGCATTCTCAAGGACTTGCGCGGCGCCATTGAAGCGCGTGACGTGCTCGTCGTCGAAGACATCGTCGATACCGGCTACACGATGCAGGCCATCGTGGGGCACCTGAAAGCGCGGCACCCGAAGCGCATGCGGACGATCGCGCTTCTCGACAAGCCCTCCCGGCGAAAGGTGGATTTCAAGGCCGATTACACCGGCTTCGAGATCCCCGATGAATTCGTCGTGGGCTACGGGATCGATTACGCGCAGCGCAACCGCAACCTCGATCACATCGGCAAGGTCAGGTTCACCTGA